From the genome of Vicia villosa cultivar HV-30 ecotype Madison, WI linkage group LG2, Vvil1.0, whole genome shotgun sequence, one region includes:
- the LOC131653740 gene encoding QWRF motif-containing protein 3 has product MKTQNTSPAKLRQHRNREIASRYLPSPSSSIESTEFHSPKSPSSVIRKSSIRSSEDDGRNKITEESVLRRQLWPSRSKNSNSGTLADHITEERIIEENEKNKNHKTLALSQKSYREFRRFGNDESRENGGSVRYTGKFVSSSSLKKPNSNNGTVIVPGRFSLDKNMKLLSSKANSSLTSSLDTESSDEVLVSVSSTRKAVVEAPSRLMSDEALVSVSPARKSLVEVPSRFISDAAMRRSRRGASDSNIGNLSGDLVRPTIKRTNSITAYKSSKSQWALSPGRSEISSSTKAKGVEKLINFGFDLFKSKKPNGLNVSSFGFGNNEDVHKLRLLDNRLIQWRYANAKAGVVNGNISHQAENNLISVWDGLTKFRNSVMKKKIQFAREKLEMKIVFILYYQLKLLETWGSMERQHVSIITSTKECLHSVVCRVPILEGAKVNIQSTSIAIRHVCELTASMKSILTSFSPAADKTAAVLSDLAKVVTQERQLLEEFYDLLHAISVFQLQDTSVKCSLIQFEGWKKKYQLQQSVLENKRLVHNHKFLM; this is encoded by the exons ATGAAGACTCAAAACACTTCTCCGGCGAAACTCCGGCAACACAGAAACCGAGAAATCGCTTCGAGGTATCTTCCGTCGCCTTCCTCCTCTATAGAATCCACCGAATTTCATTCTCCAAAGTCTCCTTCCTCCGTCATACGTAAATCATCGATTCGAAGCTCCGAGGACGATGGAAGAAACAAAATAACTGAAGAATCTGTTTTACGCCGTCAACTCTGGCCTTCTAGGTCGAAAAATAGCAACTCCGGCACACTCGCTGATCACATCACTGAAGAGAGAATCAttgaagaaaatgagaaaaaCAAAAACCACAAAACTTTAGCTCTTTCACAAAAGAGTTACAGAGAGTTCAGAAGATTTGGAAACGATGAAAGTAGAGAAAACGGTGGTTCTGTAAGATACACAGGAAAATTcgtttcatcttcttcattgaagAAGCCTAATTCTAATAATGGTACAGTCATTGTTCCAGGAAGATTTTCGTTAGATAAAAATATGAAACTATTGTCTTCGAAGGCAAACTCAAGCTTAACTAGCTCTCTTGATACTGAATCTAGCGATGAGGTTTTGGTTTCGGTTTCTTCGACAAGAAAAGCAGTGGTGGAAGCTCCTTCAAGATTAATGAGTGATGAGGCTTTGGTTTCAGTTTCTCCGGCAAGAAAATCCTTGGTGGAAGTTCCTTCAAGGTTCATTAGTGATGCAGCAATGAGAAGATCTAGAAGAGGAGCTTCGGATTCCAACATTGGGAATTTGAGCGGTGATTTGGTGAGACCGACGATTAAGAGGACCAATTCGATAACAGCTTACAAGAGTTCGAAATCTCAATGGGCTTTATCGCCTGGTAGGTCAGAGATATCGAGCTCGACAAAGGCGAAAGGAGTTGAAAAACTCATCAACTTTGGTTTTGATCTCTTCAAAAGTAAAAAACCTAATGGCCTTAATGTGTCGTCGTTTGGCTTTGGAAATAATGAAGATGTTCATAAGCTTCGTTTGCTCGATAACCGTTTGATTCAATGGCGATATGCAAATGCTAAAGCAGGAGTTGTGAATGGAAACATTTCTCACCAAGCCGAG AACAATTTGATTTCGGTTTGGGATGGTCTCACAAAGTTCCGAAATTCTGTTATGAAAAAGAAGATACAGTTTGCAAGAGAAAAGCTTGAAATGAAGATAGTGTTTATATTATATTATCAA TTGAAGTTGTTGGAAACTTGGGGAAGCATGGAAAGGCAGCATGTATCAATAATTACTTCCACCAAAGAGTGTTTGCATTCTGTTGTGTGCAGAGTTCCTATTTTGGAAGGTGCTAAG GTGAACATACAATCTACATCCATTGCTATTCGTCACGTTTGTGAGCTCACAGCTTCCATGAAGTCAATATTAACTTCTTTTTCACCTGCA GCTGACAAGACTGCTGCAGTACTATCGGATTTGGCAAAAGTTGTTACACAAGAGAGACAACTCTTAGAAGAGTTTTATGATCTCTTACATGCCATATCTGTCTTTCAG CTTCAAGATACAAGTGTAAAGTGCAGCCTCATTCAATTTGAAGGTTGGAAAAAGAAATATCAACTGCAACAATCAGTATTGGAGAATAAGAGATTAGTGCACAATCATAAGTTTCTTATGTGA
- the LOC131653741 gene encoding uncharacterized protein LOC131653741, translating to MLKSILGCCKVYISESRNKSALESIERAAKFFPLAPIINKFEDAAYNRVGYTLVSELDSVANAKSCHLTNAVLAMVKAAFDTVDFELHSGTHPRLGVVDHICFHPLVDASLDQAARTARFLATDAGSKLQVPTFLYGAAHEEGVKLDSIRRTFGYFKPNSSENQWIGVSKSDALPLKPYSGPSQMIPSKGVVVIGATNWVDNYNVPLLSSDISAVRRIAKRVSGRGGGLASVQAMALTHGEGIIEVACNLLDPKNVGGERVQQEIEHLAKEEGISVEKGYYTDFSQEEIVQSYLKLFQEKI from the exons ATGTTGAAGTCAATTCTAGGTTGCTGCAAAGTATATATATCAGAGAGCAGAAACAAGAGTGCATTGGAATCAATTGAAAGAGCTGCTAAGTTTTTTCCCTTAGCACCAATAATTAACAAGTTTGAAGATGCGGCGTACAATAGAGTTGGTTACACACTTGTCTCTGAGTTGGATTCAGTGGCTAATGCAAAGTCATGTCATTTGACAAATGCTGTGTTGGCTATGGTTAAGGCTGCATTTGATACTGTTGACTTTGAGCTTCATAGTGGAACTCATCCTAGACTTGGAGTGGTGGATCATATATGTTTTCATCCTTTGGTTGATGCGTCGTTGGACCAAGCGGCTAGGACGGCAAGGTTTTTAGCTACTGACGCGGGCTCTAAGCTACAAG TTCCTACTTTCTTATACGGAGCAGCACACGAAGAGGGGGTGAAACTTGATTCAATAAGAAGAACATTTGGTTATTTCAAGCCAAACTCTAGCGAAAACCAATGGATAGGGGTGTCGAAATCCGACGCTTTGCCTCTGAAACCATATAGTGGTCCATCTCAAATGATTCCGTCAAAAGGCGTTGTGGTCATTGGAGCAACCAATTGGGTTGATAACTATAATGTCCCTCTATTATCTTCTGATATCAGTGCCGTTCGCAGAATTGCAAAACGGGTTAGTGGAAGAGGTGGAGGGCTCGCTTCGGTACAGGCCATGGCACTTACACATGGTGAAGGTATAATTGAAGTAGCTTGTAATTTGTTGGATCCAAAGAATGTTGGTGGTGAAAGAGTGCAGCAAGAAATTGAACACCTTGCAAAGGAAGAAGGTATTTCTGTGGAAAAGGGATACTACACAGATTTTTCACAGGAAGAAATTGTTCAAAGTTACTTGAAGCTGTTTCAAGAGAAAATTTGA